The following are encoded together in the Phoenix dactylifera cultivar Barhee BC4 unplaced genomic scaffold, palm_55x_up_171113_PBpolish2nd_filt_p 000913F, whole genome shotgun sequence genome:
- the LOC103722202 gene encoding F-box protein SKP2A-like: protein MVSGGLGSGDLDAWFQNLIVSGGGKKSGGVAAAMAGWKDIPMELLLRIISLVDDRMVIVASGVCTGWRDALCLGLTNLSLSWCKNNMNNLVQSLAPKFTKLQVLSLRQDRPQLEDIAVETVANYCHDLRDLDLSKSFKLTDHSLYSLANGCPRLTKLNISGCSAFSDSALAYLTSYCRNLKHLNLCGCVRAATDRALQAIAYNCSQLETLNLGWCEGVSDNGVTSLASGCPDLRALDLCGCVLITDESVIALANGCPRLRSLGLYFCQNITDRAMYSLANSLVKSKHGLWGLLPNSSDDKEGLMNLNISQCTALTPPAVQAVCDSFPALHTCPGRHSLIISGCLNLTSVHCVCADQAHRAARLALSPHAY, encoded by the exons ATGGTTTCCGGGGGACTGGGCAGTGGAGATTTAGACGCTTGGTTTCAGAACCTTATTGTGTCTGGTGGCGGGAAAAAGTCAGGGGGAGTGGCAGCTGCTATGGCCGGTTGGAAGGACATTCCCATGGAGCTATTGCTGAGGATCATTTCGCTTGTGGATGATCGGATGGTGATTGTGGCTTCTGGTGTTTGTACTGGTTGGAGAGATGCTTTGTGCTTGGGGCTTACGAATCTCTCTCTGTCATG gtgcaaaaacaacatgaataacCTGGTGCAGTCACTAGCCCCCAAGTTCACAAAGCTGCAAGTTCTTTCTCTGCGACAGGATAGACCACAACTTGAGGACATTGCTGTAGAGACTGTTGCTAATTACTGCCATGACTTGCGGGATTTAGACCTTAGTAAAAGCTTTAAACTGACTGACCACTCCTTGTACTCTTTAGCCAATGGATGTCCACGCCTTACAAAACTCAATATCAGTGGGTGCTCAGCTTTCAGTGATTCTGCCCTTGCATATCTGACTAGTTACTGTAGGAACTTGAAACACTTAAATCTTTGCGGATGTGTGAGAGCTGCAACTGATAGAGCTTTACAG GCTATTGCATATAATTGCAGTCAATTGGAAACTCTGAATCTTGGTTGGTGTGAGGGTGTCAGTGATAATGGAGTAACCAGTTTGGCATCAGGATGCCCTGATCTCAGGGCCTTGGACTTATGTGGCTGTGTCCTTATAACAG ATGAAAGTGTAATCGCATTGGCAAATGGTTGCCCTCGTCTAAGATCCCTGGGCCTTTATTTCTGCCAGAACATCACTGATAGGGCAATGTATTCACTAGCGAATAGTCTTGTGAAGAGCAAGCATGGGCTGTGGGGTCTTTTGCCGAACAGCAGCGATGACAAGGAAGGGCTTATGAATCTGAACATAAGTCAGTGTACGGCCTTGACGCCTCCTGCGGTTCAGGCTGTTTGCGACTCATTCCCTGCGCTTCATACCTGCCCTGGAAGGCATTCCCTGATCATCAGTGGGTGCCTCAACCTCACATCTGTGCACTGTGTTTGTGCCGACCAAGCTCACCGGGCAGCTAGGTTGGCTTTATCTCCCCATGCCTACTGA